In a single window of the Astyanax mexicanus isolate ESR-SI-001 unplaced genomic scaffold, AstMex3_surface scaffold_34, whole genome shotgun sequence genome:
- the LOC125790052 gene encoding proteasome subunit beta type-7-like, protein MLNSSTQYEMSSGGFNFENARRNAVLEADLTEKGYKAPKARKTGTTIAGIVFKDGVILGADTRATDDMVVADKNCIKIHYIAPKIYCCGAGVAADAEVTTQMMSSNIELHSLSTGRPPLVVTVTRQLKQMLFRYQGHIGSSLIVGGVDVNGPQLYSVYPHGSYDKLPFLTMGSGAASAVSVFEDRFKPNMELEEAKQLVRDAIVAGIFCDLGSGSNVDLCVITEKGVDFLRGYDQPAEKGVREGSYRYKQGTTPVLTKTITPLTLDIVEESVQTMDTQ, encoded by the exons ATGCTGAACTCTTCTACCCAGTatgagatgagcagtggaggctTTAACTTTGAGAACGCGCGCAG AAATGCAGTGTTGGAGGCGGATTTAACAGAGAAGGGCTATAAAGCACCTAAAGCCAGGAAGACTGGAACCACCATCGCTGGGATCGTCTTTAAG gaTGGAGTGATACTCGGTGCTGACACCAGAGCTACAGACGACATGGTGGTGGCTGATAAAAACTGCATTAAGATCCATTACATCGCTCCTAAAATATA TTGCTGTGGTGCTGGCGTTGCTGCGGATGCTGAGGTCACCACCCAGATGATGTCGTCCAACATAGAGCTGCATTCTCTCAGTACAGGACGTCCTCCTCTCGTCGTCACCGTGACCCGACAACTCAAGCAGATGCTTTTCAG GTATCAGGGACACATTGGCTCCTCCCTGATTGTGGGCGGGGTCGATGTTAACGGCCCCCAGCTCTACAGTGTCTACCCCCACGGCTCCTACGACAAACTGCCCTTCCTCACCATGG GATCTGGAGCAGCTTCAGCCGTCTCTGTGTTTGAGGACCGATTCAAGCCCAACATGGAG CTGGAGGAGGCGAAGCAGCTGGTGCGGGATGCTATAGTTGCGGGTATATTCTGTGATTTGGGTTCGGGCAGTAACGTGGATCTGTGCGTGATCACGGAGAAAGGCGTGGATTTTCTGAGGGGTTACGACCAACCTGCCGAGAAGGGCGTCAG GGAGGGAAGCTACAGGTATAAGCAGGGCACGACGCCGGTCCTGACCAAAACCATCACCCCGCTCACTCTGGACATCGTAGAGGAATCTGTCCAGACCATGGACACCCAATAA